Proteins found in one Sphaeramia orbicularis chromosome 8, fSphaOr1.1, whole genome shotgun sequence genomic segment:
- the LOC115423672 gene encoding migration and invasion enhancer 1-like, protein MGVVTIRVEYCGKUGYAPRYQELARVVKGEFPDAEVSGFVGRSSSFEIEINGQLIFSKLELGGFPYEDDIMNVVQKAHDGQPLQKISKSRAPCVIM, encoded by the exons ATGGGAGTGGTGACAATACGAGTCGAATACTG TGGTAAGTGAGGATACGCTCCCCGCTATCAGGAACTCGCCCGTGTGGTTAAGGGTGAGTTTCCCGATGCGGAGGTGTCAGGCTTCGTGGGAAGATCAT CCAGCTTTGAGATTGAAATCAATGGGCAGCTGATCTTCTCCAAGCTTGAGTTGGGCGGATTCCCATACGAGGATGAT ATAATGAACGTGGTGCAGAAGGCCCACGACGGTCAACCTCTGCAGAAGATCAGCAAAAGCCGCGCGCCCTGCGTCATCATGTAA